ATCGATACCCTGCCCTATTGGCAAGTGGCCCTGATGTTGCAAACCTACCAAGCGTTACAGCAGGGGCTATTCACTGAATATGGTGTTGAGTACCAGTTATTAACCGAACGCCAACAGCAGAATAGAACGATCCTTGAACTGGAGGGGCAGCCCTTACAACACACGCTCTGGTCATCGTTAGTAGCGGCGGGGTTACCGCTGCTACAGACTACCCTACAGCAGTGGCATGAAAGCCAACAAGCATTACACCAGGTTGAAACCTGGTGGTTATCAGGTGCCGAGCCCTCCCCCTCACTGCTTCAGGCATTCTGCTACCCACTGCACCAGCGGGTGATGACAGCCCGTCACCCCCAGTGGGTAGCGTTCCTCAAACAGTTACCCGCTGGTAATTACTTAGTCGCCGTCGGGGCCCTACATCTATTCGGCCCCAATGCCCTGCTAGCCCAGCTAGCAGTCCAATAGACCCACTGCTAAGCGCGCTCCTCTGAGGATGCTTAAAACACTCTCCCAGCAGAATGCTATTTTAGTGCTGTTTGCGGTCGTCTGTACTAGTGTACTGGTGTTGGTCCAGCGCTTGACCGAACCGCAGATCAAACAGCAGGCAGTCGCACAACAGCGAACGTTGCTCAACCAACTCCTGCCCGCCACCGATTACGATAACGATTTGCTGCGGGCCTGTTATCTGGTACAAGATCGGCTGCTGGGCAGCCAACAGCCTCAACGTCTCTATATAGCCTATCGTCAAGGAGAGCAGGTTGCCAGCCTCATCACCAGCGAAGCGGCCGGCTATGCCGGGCCCATTCGCTTACTGGTAGGCAGCGACCCTCAAGGACGGATCCTGGGGGTACGGGTTATTGCGCACCAAGAGACCCCGGGATTGGGCGATAAAATCGAGATCACCCGCACGTCCTGGATCCAAATTTTTACAGGAAAACAGCGCGTAGCGGGGCCTAATCCTCCGTGGGATGTGCGCAAAAATGGGGGCGATTTTGATCAATTGAGCGGTGCTACGATTACCTCACGCGCGGTGATCCGCCAGGTAGAGCAGACGCTACAGTATCTCACCGAGAAGCCGCCTGATTTCCTACACTCCCCACCCTGCTCGGAGGCGCCATGACGACCCCTCCCTCGTTACTCTGGCAAGGCTTATGGCAGCGTAACTCTGCCTTGGTGCAGTTGCTAGGCCTCTGCCCACTGCTTGCCGTCTCCAGTACAGCAGTGCAGGCGTTGGGTTTAGGGCTTGCCACCACACTGGTACTGCTAGGCACTAATGGGATCATCGCCCTGCTGCGCCACTGGATCCCTCGGAGCATCCGTCTGCCTATTATGGTTCTGGTGATTGCTACCGTCACCACCAGCGTACAACAGCTGATTCACGCCTTTGCGGCCGATCTCTACCAAGCCTTGGGCATTTTTATCCCATTGATTGTGACCAACTGTATTGTCCTGGGACGAGCCGAAGCCTTCGCGCTTAAAAATCCACCCCATCTCGCTGCGCTAGATGGCTTAGCCATGGGATTAGGAGCCACCCTTGCTCTGTTGTTACTCGGTAGTCTACGAGAACTCCTCGGAAGCGGTACGCTATTTCAGGGCGCTGAGCAACTGTTAGGGGCCTGGGCCCGGGGCTGCACGATTGAATTACTTCTCCTGGAGCACCCCTTTGTACTGGCCAGCTTACCACCAGGCGCCTTCCTAGGCTTAGGTCTATTACTGGCTTTGAAACAGGCCCTAGAGCACTACTGGAGCTACTATCAGCGAGCACGCCAACAAAACCAATCTCACTCAATAGGCAACCCAATCACTCGCACGAGAATACCCCTTGAACGCTAGATCAGTCACATGCTAAACCCGCAACAGTGCTGGACTGTTTTTAGACGGTTCCAACAGGATCAGCCGCAGCCAACCACAGAGCTGTGCTATCACACACCGTTTGAATTATTGATAGCAGTGATGCTCTCAGCCCAAGCGACGGATATCAGTGTTAATCGGGCGACAGCGGTGCTGTTTCCTCTAGCGAATACGCCTTCAGCACTGCTCTCTTTGGGTGTTGAAGGGTTAGAGCCCACTATCCGCTCAATCGGTCTATACCATACCAAGGCGAAACATATTATTCAGACGTGCAAACAATTGCTTCTAGAACACCAAGGAGAGGTTCCTGCTTCGCGAGGGGCTTTAGAAGCTTTACCAGGAGTTGGCCGTAAAACAGCCAATGTGGTGTTGAATACGGCGTTTGGCTGGCCCACTATTGCCGTGGATACCCATATTTTTCGAGTGTGTAACCGCCTTGGCCTCGCTCCCGGAAAAACGGTACACCAGGTAGAACAGAAACTACTGGCCGTCGTGCCTGAAGAGTTTAAACAGCACTGCCATCATTGGTTGATCTTACATGGCCGCTACACTTGTACAGCACGCAAACCGCGGTGTCATCACTGTAAGATGGCTGATCTGTGTGAATACCCCGCCAAGAGTCTGTAGGTAGCCTGCTAAATGGCCCAACCCCCAGCGTAAAATAGCCATAATAGCAGCGCAATCAGGATGGTGCCGCTATTTAATTTGTCCTGCTCACCGGCAATCAAACGGCCCACCACTAAACAACCAAACCCTATGGTGATACCCGTGACCACATTACAGCTCAACATAATAAAGACAGCACAGACCAGCCCTGACAATGTATCCACACTATCTTTAAAATTTAACTGGGTCACCTGCCTTAACATCAATAAACCGACATACATCAGCGGTGGCGCAGTCGCATAACTAGGGACCAAATAGCTCAGTGGCGATAGAAATAGCATCAGTAAAAACAGCAGGCCAACTACAACGGCTGTTAACCCCGTACGCCCGCCGGCCATCACCCCGGTAGCCGACTCGATATAGACTGCTGCCGGCGGAGCGCCCACGATACCGGACAACATGCTGCTGACTGAATCAGCGATAAAGGCCTTATCCCCATTGATGATCTGCCCATCACTATCCAATAAATTGGCCTGTCCAGCCACCACGCGTAGCGTACCCGTAGCATCAAAAATGGCCGTTAACAATAAAGCAAACACGCTGGGCAGCACCTTAGGGGACAAGGCTCCCACGATATCTAACGTACCGAATAAACCGCCTTGCGCTGTGTCACTCAAAGTAGGCCAGGCGACCCACCCCTGAAACGTCACGTCGGGATCAAATAGCAGGCCCAATAGAGAGATGCCGACCATCACCAGTAACAGGCTGCAGTTCACTCGACGCTGTGCCAAACCAAAGATAGTGGCCAAACCACCTAGAGTCATCACCACCGGAAAGGTCGTCAGCTCCCCCAAACTCAGTGGCAAACCAGCGCCCGGATCGGAAACCACCAAGCCAATCCGTGAAGTCGCGATTAACAGTAAAAAGAGGCCGATGCCAATCCCCGTTCCCTGAGCAATGCCCAGCGGTAGATGGTTTAACAGCCATTGACGAATGCCCGTCTGTGTCATTAAGGTAAAGAGCAGCCCCATGACAAACACCGCACCCAGTACCACTGGAATGCTCATTCCTCGCTCTAGGACTAAACTAAAAGCGGTAAAGGCACTGAGCGAGATGGCACAACCAATGGCCATGGGTAATTTAACCCAGAGTCCCATTAGCAACGAACCACAGGCAGAGATCAGACAGGTCGCGATGAAGATCGCACCGCGATCAAATCCGGCACTACTCAACATGTCGGGAACCACGACAATCGAGTAAACCATCGTTAGAAAAGTCGTCATTCCAGCGGTGATCTCTTGCCGCAGCGAGCTGCCTAACTGACTGATAGAAAACCAACGATCAAGAGAGTGTTGCGTCGCTTTCAACCGCTGCTGTAACTGTTGCATCTTCATTTGACCCTGCTCACTGATTATCACCCTAATATACCTTAGTTTCACCCCTGTTACACGCAATCAGTGCATTCCAGCTGACACGGCGTGACGGTTGGAGAGGGTTTGGAGAGGGTGGGCAGTGGTTGATGGGGTCATTAACCGGTTCAGCTACGAGAGAAGGCAGTTGACTCCTGGGACGCTTTCTCGTAGTATGCGCCGGCACAGGTGAGCAGCGGCTTATCCCACAACAAAAGCTGCTGTTGCCTACAGTAGTCCTTAGCGTCCGTAGCTCAGTGGTTAGAGCACTACCTTGACATGGTAGGGGTCGGTAGTTCGAGTCTACTCGGACGCACCAAATTTAAGCCCTGTTCAAGCAGCATACAGGGCTTGTCAGAACCTGCACTGCCAGCGGCCACCTGGCCGCTGAACAGGGCAGCCATTGCTCGCTTTCAGGGGCTTGATTCCATGGTTTACCTGCTGATTGAACTAGCCTCTTGTTCCCTGAGCCAGGCAATCTCTTCTGCCCACCGTTCGGGCTCAATGGTCTCTAAAATCAGCGGGATCCCATCAAAACGCCGGTCTTGCATGAGATAGCGAAACACCGTTTCACCCAAATAGCCGGCCCCCAAACACTGATGTCGGTCAACACGGCTGCCTAGGGTTGTTTTAGCATCGTTCAAATGCATTCCGCGTAAATAGCGAAACCCAACAATTCTCTCAAACTCAGCAAATACCGCCTCACAACCGGCGATAGTACGCAAATCATAGCCGGCGACAAACGCATGGCAGGTATCCAAACAGACGCCGATCCGCGATGGATCGTCGACTTGTTCTATAATCTCCGCCAACTGCTCGAAACGGTAGCCCAGATTACTGCCCTGGCCAGCGGTATTTTCCAGTACTGCCGTGATCCCTTGCGTTTGACTGAAAGCAACGTTGATGGATTCCGCTATCAGTTGTAAACAGGCCGCTTCGCTGATCTGCCGTAGATGGCTACCGGGATGAAAATTGAGTTGCGTGAGCCCCAATTGCTGACAGCGCTGCAACTCATCGATAAAAGCCTGTTGTGATTTTTTTCTTGGGGCTGATTCGGGGTGACCTAGGTTGGTCAAATAACTATTATGTGGCAGGATTTGGGCCGCTTGATAACCGGCGCCAGCACACTGCTGCTTAAAAGCCTTGATTGTCTCAGCACTGAGCGGTGGGGCTTGCCACTGTCGCTGATTTTTAACAAAGAGCGCAAAAGCATTGGCGTTCAACGCTTGGGCGCGCGGTACCGCCTGATCAACCCCCCCCGCGGCACTGACATGTGCACCGATATACTTCACTGATTTTCCCCCAAAGGTGAACAAGAATGGCATTGACAGCTGATACAGCGATCCTCAATCCGCTCAGTGTATACCATGAACCCTACTTGAGGATTGGGGTTATTTTTTAGGATCACCTGGACTGCCCGCTGAGCCGCACAGGGCAATCATGGCTGTGCGGCAGGCCAGCGTTGTGTTAGACTGGGCTTTTTTACTAGACGTGCTGTACTGAGCCGTTTGCTAACTGTGATCCTATGTCCACCGATCTACCCTTGACCACCACGACCAGATCCGCTAAACCACCCCGCAAGGTGGTCGTTGGCCTCTCAGGCGGCGTTGACTCCTCAGTGGCTGCTTGGCTGCTCCAGCAGCAGGGCTACCAGGTCGAAGGGCTCTTTATGAAAAATTGGGAAGAGGAGGATAGCGACCACTACTGTGCTGCGGCGGCCGATCGAGCAGATGCCCAAGCGGTGTGTGATACCTTAGGGATCCCCCTGCATACCGTGAATTTTTCTGCCGAGTATTGGGAAGAAGTGTTTGAACGCTTCTTAGCGGGTTACCGCGCCGGACAGACCCCTAATCCCGATATTCTCTGTAATAAAGCCATCAAGTTTACCGCGTTTCTACAGTATGCTACGACGCAGCTGCAAGCGGAGGCGATCGCCACCGGTCACTACGCCAGACGCTCTCTAGTAGCGGGTCAACAGGAGCTCTGGCGGGGCCTTGATCCGCAAAAAGATCAAAGTTATTTCCTCTATACCCTCAACCAACAGCAACTAGCCTATAGCTTATTTCCGGTCGGTGAACTCTCTAAAAGCGCCGTACGCCAATTAGCGCGCCGGCTGGGTTTAGTCACGGCTAATAAAAAAGATTCGACTGGCATCTGCTTTATTGGCCCTAGGCGCTTTCGGGACTTTCTGGCCCGTTACCTGCCACCACAACCCGGGTTGATTCAGAGCACTGAAGGCGCTGTCCTAGGTGAGCATGCCGGGCTATTCTACTACACCTTAGGGCAGCGGCAGGGGCTGGGCATTGGGGGCACCAGCCCACAGCAAACCAAGCCCTGGTATGTGGTAGCCAAAGATCAAGCGCGGAATCTCTTGATAGTCTCCCAGGGGCAGGATCACCCACAACAGCAGGCGCGGGGACTGTACGCTGAGCAGCTCCACTGGGTTTCGAAGCCCCGGCCCACCGCGCCACTCCGTTGCAGCACAAAAATTCGCTACCGCCAAACTGATGTGCCCTGCACCTTGATCCCGCTGACAACGGACACTATTCAGGTGCAGTTTGAGCAGCCGCAACTAGCCGTCACCCCGGGTCAAGCCGTGGTCTTTTACCAAGGTGATCGCTGTCTGGGGGGCGCCACGATTACTAAGGCGCTGCCGCTCACTGGTGAATGCTCTATTGATTGATTAAGGATCTCAACGCTTGCTGATAACTTCGTCTCCCCTCACCGCCCTCTCACCACTAGATGGCCGCTATGCCGATAAGCTAGCGCCGCTGCGGGCGCTATTTAGTGAGTATGCTCTACTAAAATTTCGCCACCGCGTGGAAATCCGCTGGCTGCAACAGTTAGCCGCTTGTGAAGCGATTACCGAGGTGCCCGCCTTTGATGAGGCAACCCAGCACTTTTTAGAGCAGCTGATCGACCACTTTGATCTGACAACGGCCCAGCGCATCAAAGCGATCGAGCAGACCACTCAGCATGATGTTAAAGCGTTGGAGTACTGTCTTAAAGAGCAGATTGCGCCGGTGCCAGCGCTGCAAGCGGTCTCCGAGTATATTCACTTTGGCTGCACCTCTGAAGATATCAATAATTTAGCCTATGCGTTGATGCTCCAAGAGGCGCGGGCGACGATCCTGCTGCCTAGTTGGCAGCAGCTGATCACCGCGATCACCCAGCTGGCCCGCGCCTACCGCGCGACCCCCCTGCTGTCGCGTACCCATGGCCAACCCGCCAGCCCGACAACCCTGGGCAAAGAGATGGCCAATTTCGCTTACCGATTGAGCCGGCAACTGCGGCAGCTGCAGCAGGCAGAGATCTTAGGAAAATTCAACGGTGCCGTCGGCAACTATAACGCCCAGGTGGCCGCCTACCCCACGCTGGACTGGCACCGCTTAAGCGAAGGGTTTGTCACCTCACTACAACTCACCTGGAACCCCTATACCACTCAAATTGAGCCGCACGATTTTCTCAGTGAAATGCTCAGTATTATCGCCCGCTGGAACACTATTTTAATCGACTTCAGTCGCGATCTCTGGGGCTATATTGCTTTAGATCACTTTAAACAGCAGCGGCTGGAAGGCGAGATCGGCTCCTCAACCATGCCGCATAAAATCAACCCGATTGACTTTGAAAATGCTGAAGGCAACCTGGGGTTAGCCAATGCCTTGCTAAACCATCTAGCGGCCAAGCTGCCTATCTCACGCTGGCAACGGGATTTAAGCGACTCAACCGTGTTGCGCAATCTGGGGGTGGCGATAGGGCATGGGCTACTGGCCTATCAATCTCTGCTAAAAGGCATGAGCAAACTGTCGGTCAACGAAGCCTCGCTAGCAACAGAGCTCGAGTCGCAGTGGGTGGTGCTGGCCGAAGCGCTGCAGACAGTGATGCGCCGTTATGGGATCGAGCAGCCCTATGAGCAGCTTAAAGAACTTACACGAGGTCGGCAGCTTGATCATGCTGCACTCCAGCAGTTTATTCAGCAGCTAGATCTCCCAAGCGCAGAAAAGCAGCGATTACAAACCCTGATCCCGGCGCACTACATCGGTCTAGCCACCCGTCTGGTGGATGAACTGCCTGACTAAGGGTGCGCGCTGACGCCCCCCTATCAGGGCCAGCAAAAGAGAAGCGGTCGCTTATCACTTTAAAAAGTTCATCAAAAATCTAAAAAACGCTATCTAAAGCACAAAAAAAACAAAAAAAGTGGTTTTTAAGTTGATTGTTAATTATAGTGGCGCCGATACTACTGACTAATTTTAACTAAATGATCACAATTTTTTTAGTTTGTCAATATTAATTAGGAAAAATTTTTGAAAAACGCCTATAATAGTATTGACCCCGCTGATTTTTAAAGCTAGAGTGCTGCCGGTACGCGCGATCACGAGGTTGACTTCCGTGAACAGAGCCTTTATTAAGGGGCAATGCTGCTGCGTCAGTACTGAGTTTTTTAACGATTTTAAGCAAACAGAGCTTGTCAAACTAGGAAAATAGTCTTATGAAAAAACAATTATGCGCCGTAGCACTGATCACCACCGCTGCCCTGGGCGCCAACGTTCAGGCTGATGACTTCACCTACCTTTCTGTAGGACTGTCGCTTGATAAATCAGGATTTTTATCTGATACAAACAAAACGATCGATAATCATAAACTGCCTACCGATAAACAAAAAGAAGGGCTAAAAGCTAAAGACAGCGGGGCTGGTTTCTACCTCAATGGTAGTGTTGGCTTTGAAAACAATTTCTTTGCTGAAGGCCGTATTCAGAACAGCAAAGCATTCAGCAACTATCTGCTAGGCGTCGGTTACCACTACCCATTGGGGCAAAAAGTAGATTTTTACGGCTTATTGGGTATGAGTAAACGCGATTTTAACGTTACTCCCTTAAAAGTACTATCTAATTTACATTTTTTTGAAAATTTATTAGCAACAGGAAAAATAACAGAACAACAAGCAGATGCTTCCATAAATGCTTTAAGTTTAGAATCACCCAAGGAGTTAGTATCCATCTACCAAGACAAAATTCAACCGACTGTAGAAATAGGGGTTAAAGCACGCCTAAATGATTTAGCTGGCGTTCAGGTCGCCTACCGCTTTTCTCAATTTGGTAAAGAAACAATTTTTACTGAAAAAGAAAACCTACATGAAGGGCGTATTGTTGGGTACTATAAAGTAACCGAC
This genomic stretch from unidentified bacterial endosymbiont harbors:
- a CDS encoding TraB/GumN family protein; amino-acid sequence: MASLFYQPNTPYPCADLTLATGSHLHLVANLPMATDRLASLPEPLLQRLDWADALIVESDILTLSPELERLEPQAALAARLQPSDYTLLLHCCQSVNLPLSRIDTLPYWQVALMLQTYQALQQGLFTEYGVEYQLLTERQQQNRTILELEGQPLQHTLWSSLVAAGLPLLQTTLQQWHESQQALHQVETWWLSGAEPSPSLLQAFCYPLHQRVMTARHPQWVAFLKQLPAGNYLVAVGALHLFGPNALLAQLAVQ
- the rsxG gene encoding electron transport complex subunit RsxG, with product MLKTLSQQNAILVLFAVVCTSVLVLVQRLTEPQIKQQAVAQQRTLLNQLLPATDYDNDLLRACYLVQDRLLGSQQPQRLYIAYRQGEQVASLITSEAAGYAGPIRLLVGSDPQGRILGVRVIAHQETPGLGDKIEITRTSWIQIFTGKQRVAGPNPPWDVRKNGGDFDQLSGATITSRAVIRQVEQTLQYLTEKPPDFLHSPPCSEAP
- a CDS encoding porin family protein; this translates as MKKQLCAVALITTAALGANVQADDFTYLSVGLSLDKSGFLSDTNKTIDNHKLPTDKQKEGLKAKDSGAGFYLNGSVGFENNFFAEGRIQNSKAFSNYLLGVGYHYPLGQKVDFYGLLGMSKRDFNVTPLKVLSNLHFFENLLATGKITEQQADASINALSLESPKELVSIYQDKIQPTVEIGVKARLNDLAGVQVAYRFSQFGKETIFTEKENLHEGRIVGYYKVTDTLALEAGYTYNSFSKGTFKDHRGQVGLRYIF
- a CDS encoding NCS2 family permease, with the translated sequence MQQLQQRLKATQHSLDRWFSISQLGSSLRQEITAGMTTFLTMVYSIVVVPDMLSSAGFDRGAIFIATCLISACGSLLMGLWVKLPMAIGCAISLSAFTAFSLVLERGMSIPVVLGAVFVMGLLFTLMTQTGIRQWLLNHLPLGIAQGTGIGIGLFLLLIATSRIGLVVSDPGAGLPLSLGELTTFPVVMTLGGLATIFGLAQRRVNCSLLLVMVGISLLGLLFDPDVTFQGWVAWPTLSDTAQGGLFGTLDIVGALSPKVLPSVFALLLTAIFDATGTLRVVAGQANLLDSDGQIINGDKAFIADSVSSMLSGIVGAPPAAVYIESATGVMAGGRTGLTAVVVGLLFLLMLFLSPLSYLVPSYATAPPLMYVGLLMLRQVTQLNFKDSVDTLSGLVCAVFIMLSCNVVTGITIGFGCLVVGRLIAGEQDKLNSGTILIALLLWLFYAGGWAI
- the nfo gene encoding deoxyribonuclease IV, with the protein product MKYIGAHVSAAGGVDQAVPRAQALNANAFALFVKNQRQWQAPPLSAETIKAFKQQCAGAGYQAAQILPHNSYLTNLGHPESAPRKKSQQAFIDELQRCQQLGLTQLNFHPGSHLRQISEAACLQLIAESINVAFSQTQGITAVLENTAGQGSNLGYRFEQLAEIIEQVDDPSRIGVCLDTCHAFVAGYDLRTIAGCEAVFAEFERIVGFRYLRGMHLNDAKTTLGSRVDRHQCLGAGYLGETVFRYLMQDRRFDGIPLILETIEPERWAEEIAWLREQEASSISR
- a CDS encoding electron transport complex subunit E; translation: MTTPPSLLWQGLWQRNSALVQLLGLCPLLAVSSTAVQALGLGLATTLVLLGTNGIIALLRHWIPRSIRLPIMVLVIATVTTSVQQLIHAFAADLYQALGIFIPLIVTNCIVLGRAEAFALKNPPHLAALDGLAMGLGATLALLLLGSLRELLGSGTLFQGAEQLLGAWARGCTIELLLLEHPFVLASLPPGAFLGLGLLLALKQALEHYWSYYQRARQQNQSHSIGNPITRTRIPLER
- the nth gene encoding endonuclease III, which produces MLNPQQCWTVFRRFQQDQPQPTTELCYHTPFELLIAVMLSAQATDISVNRATAVLFPLANTPSALLSLGVEGLEPTIRSIGLYHTKAKHIIQTCKQLLLEHQGEVPASRGALEALPGVGRKTANVVLNTAFGWPTIAVDTHIFRVCNRLGLAPGKTVHQVEQKLLAVVPEEFKQHCHHWLILHGRYTCTARKPRCHHCKMADLCEYPAKSL
- the mnmA gene encoding tRNA 2-thiouridine(34) synthase MnmA; this encodes MSTDLPLTTTTRSAKPPRKVVVGLSGGVDSSVAAWLLQQQGYQVEGLFMKNWEEEDSDHYCAAAADRADAQAVCDTLGIPLHTVNFSAEYWEEVFERFLAGYRAGQTPNPDILCNKAIKFTAFLQYATTQLQAEAIATGHYARRSLVAGQQELWRGLDPQKDQSYFLYTLNQQQLAYSLFPVGELSKSAVRQLARRLGLVTANKKDSTGICFIGPRRFRDFLARYLPPQPGLIQSTEGAVLGEHAGLFYYTLGQRQGLGIGGTSPQQTKPWYVVAKDQARNLLIVSQGQDHPQQQARGLYAEQLHWVSKPRPTAPLRCSTKIRYRQTDVPCTLIPLTTDTIQVQFEQPQLAVTPGQAVVFYQGDRCLGGATITKALPLTGECSID
- the purB gene encoding adenylosuccinate lyase, with protein sequence MTSSPLTALSPLDGRYADKLAPLRALFSEYALLKFRHRVEIRWLQQLAACEAITEVPAFDEATQHFLEQLIDHFDLTTAQRIKAIEQTTQHDVKALEYCLKEQIAPVPALQAVSEYIHFGCTSEDINNLAYALMLQEARATILLPSWQQLITAITQLARAYRATPLLSRTHGQPASPTTLGKEMANFAYRLSRQLRQLQQAEILGKFNGAVGNYNAQVAAYPTLDWHRLSEGFVTSLQLTWNPYTTQIEPHDFLSEMLSIIARWNTILIDFSRDLWGYIALDHFKQQRLEGEIGSSTMPHKINPIDFENAEGNLGLANALLNHLAAKLPISRWQRDLSDSTVLRNLGVAIGHGLLAYQSLLKGMSKLSVNEASLATELESQWVVLAEALQTVMRRYGIEQPYEQLKELTRGRQLDHAALQQFIQQLDLPSAEKQRLQTLIPAHYIGLATRLVDELPD